CTTCTGCCAGGCGGTCCATCGCATTACGCGCCAACATCTTCGGGACGCCACTTTCGGCAATGACACTGGCCAAATCTTCGGGCGTGGGCTGCTTGGCCAATTCCTTGTAGACACTGATGGTGGGGCTCAGGGAATGGGCCTGGCGCTGGAAGGCCGTGAAGATGATGGCTAGTTGCTTTTTGAACACGTCCAGGTTGAGGCCTTTGTGGTGAAACTTCTTCTCCACCAGCACCTCCAACTCCCGGTGCTCCTTGCGCTCGGTTTGCTCGACCAACTCGGCATCTTTGATTTTCAAGGCATCCTTGTACTTTTTCGGCTTGCCGTTCAGCAGCCAAGTCAGGTACTGGTCTAAGCTCATGTAGTCATCGGCCCAACCCATCAGCCCGTTGGTGCACACCTTGCGGTAGTAACTCACCCGCATTTTCGACGTGGTGGTGGTTTCTAAGTGCTCCTTCAATGCCGTGCCTTGCAGGGAAAAAGGAGTTTTTCCTGAATACGAGTTATTAATAATCATCGACTTATACAGCCGGTCCTTCACTTTAGCATTCGCTGGGCCCGACGAGATATTGATTTCGTCCGGTAATATCAGGTTGATAGAAAACTCGCCCTGGGGCGTGAAGCTGGCATCAATCGTGTGCTCCGGTAGGTATAGTTCCGCCGCCTCGCGCAACACTTCGTTTTTAATCAAACTGTATTCACCGCTCTGCATGGCGAATATGTTTTTCGTCCCATCCGGCAGCTCCCCCACAATGGCCTGCTTGCGGTCGTTGGGCACAATGCGGTAGCCAACTGGCAGAATGCTTTCCAATGGTAAGGCCTCGACTGGAAAGCAAAGGGCGTCCCAGGTGGTAGCTCGGTCTAGTTTGATGCTTTGCTGGCTCATGGAATGGGTTTTATGGCTGATTGGCACACCTAAGATACGAATTTTATTTGCAATTGCAAAAACGCAATTGTGATTTTATGATTGTAAATAAGCAATTGCAAAGTCATGAGTAGTCACGTCCGATTACTTTAGAGCTTCACTCTGACACACGATGCTTTCATACTTACCCGCGCTACTGTTGCTTCTTTCGTCCTCACCCCGGCCCGCGCCAGTGTATGTATGTGAAGGGTCTGCTTCCTACGCCTATCACATTTCACCGCGCTGCGAGGGTTTGGCCTGGTGTACGCGAACAGTAAAACCACTCACCAAGGCTGCTGCTCTGAAACTGGGCCGCCGCCCCTGTGGCCGCTGCGCTTATAGGAAGTAATCGATGACCTCCCCCGCCCTGACTAGGGGGAAGCGGCAGCTGACGCTTACAAATCCCGCACAGGGCCTTGTCGCCAGGCCTCGTAGAGGACAACTACTTTGTCAATATCCAGAGGACTTATGGCAGCGGCGTTGCCCTCTTTCCGCATAAGCTCCGCTGCATGCCGGGCCGCGTAGCTAGCTTGGGCCTCCTCAAAGCGTGCTGCATTGGCTACCAGGAATTCATTGAATGCCTGTCGTTCATTCTCATGCTTGAAAATCAAAAATGGCGAGGTGCTCCCTCTCGACTCCATTCTGCCGCGTCCTTCGGTCAGGAAAATCAAGAACCGGCCCTCGGCCGTGCTCATGTCATAGAAGTAGTAACGCAGGTCCCGGTCTGGCAACTCTACGTAATCGACGTCCGGCGCTGGCAGCATGAGCCGCATTTCATCGAGGTAAACATAGTCCAACTCAAACAGTGTAGTTGAGTTAAGCTTGAAAGTAGCGGTGCCCAGAAAGGAATTCTTATTGGTAAAAAAGTAGCTGTAGGGCTCCCAGAAAGGCTCTGGTGCGGAAAACTTAATCCGATAATCGGGAAAGTTCTGGTGGTAGGCGTATCGTTTGTTGCCCAGGTCTTTGAACCACTCTTCGGGCTGGCCCAGCAGGTGCTTCATGCGCTCAACCGGCAACATATCCAGCCCGAGCCGCTGCCGCCACATTTTTTCGATGCGCAATAAGTCGGCTGATGAGTTCAGCGGCGTATTGGTATCTCCTACCCGCGTGTAGACGTGGTGAGCCATTACCTTCCGGCCCCTATCCTGATAATCCTGCGTCAGCCAGTAGGGCTTGTAGGGATTGTCGAAAATCACCAGCACGTCTATTTCCTTGCCGTCCAGCACCAGCGTTTCCAACTCAACTTCTGGTCGGATACTGCCGGCAAAATGCTGGTTTCGGATAAAGTCGATATAATTAGCCTGGCTCTTTCGACCAGGTTCCACTGAAGAAAGACCTACGACGTTTGCGCCCTTAGCTGGGTCCTCGACGCCAAAAATCAGGTACCGCCTACCCTGATACAGGGAGTTAGCTAGGCAGAGCAGGTCATGCAACAGGTCGGCGTTGTTGTCGTGGTGCTTGACCTTGAAATCCCAGTGTTCCCCTTCGCGCTTTGAGGCAATCAGCTTTCTAACAACGGATTCCAGCATACGTGAGGCTTAATGAGCATTAACTAGGAGAGTAAACCTTCCGCAAGGTAGCAACTTGCTTGCCCTGTCAAGGATAGCCATTAGCAGTGCGTAGCTCCGCAAAAGGTCGGCTTGATTCAGGGCACAAGGTCAACGGTGAATACTGCGCAAGTGTAACCTATTGCCAATTTTATTAGTTACTGTTCTACTAATTAAATTGGCACACGTTACTTTGCGCTCCACTTATCATGTTGAGCTATGCGCGAAATAGAATTAATACGAGTCCCAGCGCCTACTTCAGTTCCATTCCTGCTACCTTATTTCAGTTGCCTGGTGCCGGCTGGTTTTCCTTCCCCAGCGAACGACCACGCTGAAGTCGAGGGCTTATTCGACTTGAATCGGCTACTGTTGCGGCACCCGGATGCCACGTACCTAGTGCGGGTATCGGGCGAGAGCATGGCGGGCGCGGAAATTCACGCCGGCGACTTGCTAGCCGTGGACAAGCACCTGGAAGCGGACCATAACCACGTGGTGGTCGCGGTGGTCGAGGGCGAAGTAACCGTCAAGCGGCTGGTGCGCAAGGGCCAAACCTGGTGGCTGATGCCCGAAAACCCTGCTTATAGCCCCTACGAGATTACCGACCCGGATGGGCTGCGAATCTGGGGAGTTGTGACCCACGTCGTGCACGAGTTGATACCCGGCAAGCTGCACGCCTTACTTCATACCCGCGAATAAATATGTACGGTCTACTGGATTGCAACAATTTCTACGTCAGCTGCGAACGAGTCTTCCAGCCGCGCTACGAAGGCCGGCCCGTAGTGGTGCTTTCGAACAACGACGGCAATATCATCAGCCGCTCGGCCGAAGCCAAGGCGCTGGGTTTGAGAATGGGCGACCCGTATTTTCAGGTAAAGGAACTGCTGCACCAGCATGATGTGGCCGTCTTTTCGAGCAATTATGCCCTCTACGGGGACATGAGTCGACGGGTGATGTGGTATCTGGGCCAGACGGCACCGGCCGTGGAAGTGTATTCTATCGACGAGGCGTTCCTGGACTTGGCGGGGCTGGAAAAATACCACGGCAGTCTGGATACCTTCGCCCGGAAGATTCGGGCGGGCGTCAAGTCCCGAACGGGCATTCCTACCTGCGTGGGCGTGGCCCCTACCAAAACCTTAGCCAAGCTCGCCAACCGCATTGCCAAGAAGAACCCGGACCTCGGCGGGGTGCTCTACCTCGACAACGCCGAGCGCAGAGCTTGGGCCCTGACGCAAGTGGAGGTGGGCGACGTGTGGGGCATCGGCCGGCAGTACGCCGCCAAGCTCGCCGCGGCCGGCGTTGGCACGGCCGCCGACCTGGCCCGCGTACCGGATGCCTGGGCGCGCAAGCACCTGGGCGGGGTGGTGGGGGCGCGCCTGGTGCAGGAGCTGCAAGGCCGTCCCTGCGCGGGGCTGCACCCTTCGGAAGATGGCACCCTCAGCCGGCAAAGCCTCAGTTGCTCGCGTACCTTCGGCCGGCCGCTCAGCGCTTTCTCGGATGTATTAGGGGCGGTATCAGCCTTTCTCTCCCGGGCGGCCGAAAAGCTGCGGGCACAAGGTGACACGGCCCATGTGCTGACCGTTTACATCAGCAAAAACCGCTTTGCTACCAACGTGCAGCCGCCCTTTTCGCGGTCAGCCACGCTAACATTGCCCATCGGGCCAACTGCCGATACTACGGTGCTGCTGAGCTATGCCCGCGCGTTGCTTAATCGACTTTGGGAGCCAGGCACAGTTTACCATAAGGCCGGCGTGGTGCTTGATGGCCTAGAGCCACCCGGAGTAGGCCAACAGCTTACTTTATTCGCTCCCACGCCTCCTGAACCCGAAAACAAAAGGGAGGAAAAAACTGCAGCAACCGGCCGACCGGCTTTGATGGCCAGTCTGGATGCGCTGAATTCCCGCTTTGGGAAGGGAACTGTACGCCTAGCTGCCGCAGTCCCAGCCCCAGGGCGTGGTGGGGTAGTCGGGAAAGCCCACGCCGCTCCCTGGGAGGGTAAAGCGCAGTGGCGCTCCCCGGCTTTTACTACGCGGTTGGAGGATTTATTAATCGTTCAGTAGCAATTAATATCCAGCCTCAGCAAGCCAAATTCTTTAGCTTAATTTTGATTACGATGTGGCTCGCGCCTTATCAGCCTTTCTCCCTTATAACGTAGCATGAAACTCATTCGATACCGGGTTACCAACTTCCGTTCTGTTATGGATAGCGGATGGATTGATTGCGATGATGTTACTACGCTAATCGGAGTTAACGAGGCAGGAAAATCCAACCTGCTGCTGGCTTTGTGGAAGCTCAAGCCAGCACAGGGCGGGGCTATAAATCCTCTGCAGGACATGCCAAGGCGGCATTATGCCGAGTGGCGAGATGCGGAAGAGAAGCCGGTCTTTATCGAAACCCAATTTGAGCTGGCACCCGAAGTGGTGGCGCAGGTAGTGAAGCTTTCCAACGCTATTCCTGCAAATGTCAGATTCGTAGAAGTCTCGCGTGACTTCAGCGGCACGCGGTTTGTGCGCTTTCCAGACGCAACTACAGCCAGTGGCATCCCCGCTGAGCTAGCCAGTGGTATTCTGGCAGCATCCCTTGAGCAGTTGGCTGCTGCTACTGAAGTGGGCAAAGGCGAAGCAGGCATTAAAGACAAATCGGCAGCAACGCTGGCGGAAGCCAAAGCGCTACTAGAAGCAGGGCTAAGCGCAACTGGCCGCATCTATGAAAAAACGCTGAATGAAGTAATTCAGCTCTTTTCTGGGGTGACTAGCAGCGCGCTAAAAGGCTCCACTATTGCGCCGCTGATGCTGCAGGCGAAACAGAAACTGGAAGGGTTAAAAACCGCGCTGAATAAGCCGGCCCCGCACAACCTGGAAGAAGTTCGCAAGCTCATTGTTGCGAAGCTGCCTTCGTTCGTGTACTACTCCAACTACGGCAACCTCGATTCGGAAATTTACCTACCGCACGTAATCAAAAACCTCAGTCGCACTGACTTGAGTGGCACTACCGAGGCTAAAACCCGAACCCTACGGGTGCTATTTGACTTTGTGGGGCTCGACCCGAAGGAGATATTGACCTTGGGCAATGAGGCAAAACCCGAACAATACTCGGAGATAACAGAAAAACAGATACAGGAAGTAGCCGAGCAGAAGAAGGAGCGCGACGTGCTGCTGCAATCAGCTTCGTCGCTGCTGACGCGCAAATTCCGGGAGTGGTGGAAGCAAGGCGACTATACTTTCCGTTTTGCCGCCGATGGCAGCCACTTCCGCATCTGGGTATCAGACAATATGCGCCCAGATGAAATTGAACTGGAAAACCGCAGCACAGGCTTGCAGTGGTTTTTGAGCTTCTACCTGGTGTTCCTAGTCGAAAGCCGTGACGCACACGAAGGGGCCATTCTGCTGCTTGACGAAGCGGGCTTGTCCTTGCACCCAATTGCTCAGAAAGACCTTAGCAAGTTTTTTGAGCATTTGGCCACCACCAACCAGATTATCAATACCACCCACTCGCCTTTTTTGATTGATACGAATCACATTGACCGGGCAAAAGTGGTATTCGTCGACGACAATGGCTTCACGGTTACATCGAGTGATTTGAAGGCTCCGCAAGCCGAGCAGGTGCGGCAAGGGCGCTCGGTGTATGCCGTACATGCGGCGCTCAATCTGAGCATTTCGGAAGTATTTCTCCAGGGTTGCTTGTCCGTCATTGTGGAAGGCACTTCCGACCAATATTATCTGAGCGCAGTGAAGCTCTTTCTCATTGGGGAAAAGCTTATTGCACCTCATCAGGAAATCGTATTTGTGCCCTCGGGTGGGGTTCGTGGTATGCAGAGCTTGGCGTCTATTCTTTCGACCAAGGAAAACCAGCTGCCATTTATCCTGCTTGACTCTGATAAGTCTGGCCTGGATATGCGAACCAAGCTGTTGAGTGACCTGTACAAGGGCAGTGACGACCGGGTACTACAGGTGCAAGAATTCAACGGCATGGCCCAGGCGGAGATTGAGGACCTGTTCCCGATTGAGCTGCTGGCATTTGGCATCAATAAGCTGTTTCGTGCGGTAGACGATGAAGCTTTTGAAGACGTGTATGACCCTAAGCTGCCTATCATCAACCAGATACAACAGTTCGCTGCGAAACATCAGGTAATATTGCCTGGGGGCTGGAAGGTAGAGCTGGCTAAACTAACAAAAGCCCGACTACTTCAGCGTGGCCGTCGCGACTTGACCGACGAAGTGGTTGCCGCCTGGACTGCTCTATTTCAGAAGTTTCAATAGCCACCTGGGCGCAGAAAGCTGGCAACGCCTTCCGCTACTTTATGGTGTACGAGCGCCGCGTGGTGGACGGGGCCTATAAGCTAGACGACTTTTTGAACGTATTGCGGGAGGTATAGCAGTTGCTTTCTAATGAAGGCGTCTGAGAAAAACTGGCTTTATTTACAAGCAAATTTCCAGACTGGCATTCAGCATGGGCCGTTATAACTTTTGTGCTTAATGCCCGAGTCGATATTTGACCAGCCTTTATCCGACCAAAGCGGTCGAAACGCACAACGCGGCTTTATCTATCAGAACCATTTAGGGGCTCGGTTTTGCCTTGAAATGTTGCTGGATACCAGCCTGCATCAAGTGTGGATGGAAAGCCACGATGACATTACGTTGCTCTGGAACACTGGTACTCCAGAAGCGGTATGCGAGTTCGTGCAAGTGAAGCATATGGAATTACCATCTCGGTGGACGGTAGAGAAAATCACGCACCGGGATGGCGGTAATGCAGGCACTTCGCTATGCGAAAAATCTTTGGCGCAGAGCCGTCACCAGGAAATAGCTAGGTTCCGCATTGCTACTTCCTACGATGTCAACGACACGCTGAAACCCATTAAGCTACCTCTGGGTTCGCCTGAACGCGCCACCCAGCATTCGCAAATTCAGGCTCTCATTGCTAGTATTAGTCGGCGCTTTAATGGCAGCCCACCACTTAGTCCCAAAGGAGAGGATATCACCTACTGGGCCGAAAACTGCTGGTGGGAGAAATGCCCTGACAGTATTGAAGCCTTATGGGCTCTGAATATCCAGCAATTGAATAGGGTTTTGCAAGTAAAAGGGCTGCGCTTGGAAATCGAACATCGCGATGAGCTGTACCTCCAGTTGCTGAGTAAGGTAGAACTCTGCTCTTATCGGGAGCCTTATCGGGAAAGGACCAATTTTAAGCTAGAGCGCCAAGAATTAACTGACTGGCTGGCAGAGCGCGTATACAAATTCAACCAAGGGCTAGCCGATACAAATTCGCTCAGCACCAAGCTGCGTGCTGCAGGCTTTGCAGCAGAAACTATCGCCGCAGCGCAGGAACTGAAACTGAAATACTTAGGCGAATGCCTTTCCAATGATTTTTGCGAACCCAGAACCTTACGGTTGTTGGAGGGCGAAATCCTGGATGCTCTGCTTGCCCTACGAAGCGAAAAGTATGCCCCCGGCTCTACCTTGAGCCCAAGAGAATTCCATGACTTGTGCGCGCAGACGGCCAAGGCCATCTTGCAAGGAGAGATGCTACATAATGGTGCAATTGGGGATAAGCCTATTCCCGGGTTTTTGGCTGTGGGGTATATGTATCAAGCAACGGACCGGTGCTTCGTACAATTTATTAATCCCGCGTAGCTCATGGAATCGCTGAAAACTGCCGGCAGAATCTCCAAGGGATTAACCCTAACCTCGGATGATTTTATTGAGTCCCACGCTTCGCGTCTGCTGCTGCTTGTGTTACTGTGTGGCAGCAAAGACCGCGCTACCTCCACCCAGAAAATCGAAGGATTGACTAAGCTGGCAAAGCTTGATTTTTTTGTTCGTTATCCTGCGTTCTTTCAGCGAGCCGCCCAAGCATTGGGGCATAATACCGTGGCAACAGAAAACAATAACTCCGACTCCAAGATGATTCGCTTTCACTACGGCCCTTGGGATAAACGCTACTACCAAGTTATTCCCTATTTGGAAGCCAAAGGGCTGTTAACTGTTACTAAGAAAGGCAGTGCCTACAATTTTACACTGACCGAGTTAGGCACTCGCATTGCTCGGCAGTTAAGTGAAGGTACGGGTTTCGAATCCTTGGTAGCTAAAATGGCTAAAGTAAAAGAGGTAATGAGCCCATTAAAAGGGAATCAACTAAAAGAGTTGATTTACAAACTATTTGAGCAAGAAGTAGCCAATAAAAAACTTAACGACATCATCTAATGGCCCGGCTACTTTTCATCCAGCACATTACCCGTATAAAGGCTGATGGAGCAGAAGAAACCCTCGAATTTGAGCCGGGGGTTAATCTGCTCGTGGGGCCTACTAATAGCGGTAAAACGGTGTGGCTGTCGATGCTGGACTATCTACTGGGTGACCGTAGCGGCGTGGAGGAGGCATTTGGTGTTGAAGATGTCAACGGAATGCTTTTAACTGATTCCTATGTGGCGCTTCGGGCAGTAGTGCGAATTGGGGATGAAGAATTCCTGCTGGAACGACACTGGAAAGAGCCCGGCCTAAAAACCAAAACTATTGTCGATGGAGCAGCGCTCGGGCCAGAGGAATTCTCGCATTTCATGATGGAGAAGCTCGGCATTCCGTTACACCGGTTTGTCAAGGGCAATCCCTACGCTGACTCTAAATTGGTGGAGATAAGCTTCCGGATGATGCTTCGGCATATGTACTTGCAGGAGCGATTCTGGAACGATATTGCTGAACGCCAGCCTCCTGTGGAACAACATGCAGTGCTAGCCCAGATGCTGAGCTTGACAGATGCCATCTTCTCACCTATCACTGAGCAGATTATGGAACGCCGTAAGGCTTTGCTTGCTTTACAGGCAGAGAAAAAGCAGTTCGAATCTGTGCTTGACCGTATTGTGCGAGGATTTAATCACGAAGGAGGGAGCGACATTGTTTACTCCAATGATATCACAGCCCAAGCCCGTATTCAGGAGCTACAAGCTAAAAACGCCACTTTATTAAAGTTGCGTAACGATGTCATTTCGGGTGGGGTAAGCACAGCTCTTCAACGTACTGATATTGGTAATTCAGTCGAAGTCAATTTATCGCAGCTAAAAGCGTCACTCGTTGCCGACCAAGAACGGACTGCGGAAGACCGGGAGCGCCACACAACACGATTGCAGAAGTTTGAAGGTATTCTAGCCAACGTCGACCTGGAACTAGACCGATTAAACCGCTTGCAAACCGCCGGCAGTGTATTTGCCGACCTAAAAGTGACTCACTGCCCCGCCTGCGACCAGCCTGTTATTGACGATGAGTCTGACCCCGACAACTGTTTTTTATGTCACCGGCCCCTCCCTATTGAGGAAGTATCCAACCGGTTAGATTATGAATTGAAACAGTTAGGAGATGAACGCAGGGAACTACTGGAAATCATCGCTAAGATGGCTACCGAGTTAACGGCCATCCGAAATACAGAAGCTAGACTGGTGGAACAAGCAGCTCGTGTAGACCGGGACCTAACTCCTTTACGAGAGCAAGTTACAGCACTTGTTGACCCTCGCCTAAGTCGGATTGATGCTGAGCGCGGTCGTATTGCAGAGCAAATTGAGAATTATCGCCGCATTGCTCGGAGCTTGGAAGTACGTAACCAATTGGTACGTGATATCGAGGTGGTGACCAAGCAAATTCAGGTATTGGAAAAGAATGAAGCTCAACAAGCTCCAGTCGACTTCCAACAGCCTGCTGATGATTTAACAGCAGGTATGATGCACTATATCAATGAAATTGCGAAGAATAAGCCTGACCGATGGCCACTGCAAGGTCGAATTGACTTAACCATCAATGAGCGCGGATTTAATTTTAATATTGGTCGCACAAAATGGTCGTCTATTGGTGCTACCCTACGTGCTTACTTCTTGCTTGCCTATCACTATGGATTATTGCGCCTTTCGCTTAATGAACAATACAAGTACCCTGGCTTCTTAATCATTGATTTTCCAGCTGCTCTTGCTGATGGTGCATCCTTAGACGAAGCTGAAAACTATTTAGTACAGCCTTTCATCGACTTATGCAACGGCACGGAAGCAGAACTACAAGTTATCATTGCTGGCCGTTCCTTTGAAAATATTCAGGGAGCTACGGTTTATAAATTCAATAAGCAGCGTTGAGTTTTAGAGGTCGACTTCCTTTCAATGGCATCACGCTTGATTATTAACCGGACTTAGATAAGCCATTTGTTCCTGAAACGTAGCCAATGCTCTAGCATTCGGCAACAGGAAGCGTTGGCTGGGGCTGTCCGGTGGAAACTGTAGCAACTCGTTCGGCACGTCGAGGCTCCGTAACAGCCGGTGCAGCAACCGGGGCTCCTCCTTCTTCAAATTGCCGTTTTTCAGATTGATGATGGTGGTGTAGGGAAACTTGTGCGCCTCGCAAAACGGTAGCAACCCACCCCGCGCAATCATTTTCAACCGGCTCTGGGCGTAGTGCAGCGCGTCCTGATAAGGCAGGGCCAGGCTCAGGTCGGGAAAGCTCAGGGGCGCTACTTCCGGCCCGCGTTTTTCTTCTTCCATGCTTTGTAGCTTTTAATCATTTCGGCGGCCTGTTCGGCCGTGGTGGTTCGGGCCTGCTCTTCCGTACAGTCGGGCTTAAACTTAGCTTTTACCTCCCCATCGGTGACATAGAGGCCCCACTCGTTGCGGCCGATGGTGTACTTGCCCACGGTGGCCAGCACGTTTTTGGCGGCCTCGGCCTGGGCTTTGATGAGGTAATTGACGGCCAGCACCGGGGTAACGGCCGCGGCCGATATGCCGGCCGGCACGTTGAAGTACTGCTCGCGCCACTTCAGGTAAACGCCTTTCGGCCCCTGCCCTACTACCACCGGCTTGCCTTCATGCAGGCCCACCTCGCGGGGAGCCGACGCCCGGCGCTGGCTGATTAGGTCCCGCGCCTGCGCTTCGCTCAGCTGCGCGGGGGTGATGCTTTCGGGAATGTTGTAGTATTTCTCGGCGTGCAGAATGTAGGGCCCGTTTTTGCCGGTACCCACCAGCATTTCCGTGCCCTCGAACTGGCCGATGAGGCGCTTCTGCAGCTCAGCCCGGTCCGGCGTGAGCTGGTCGGCGGCGGCCACCCAACCCAGTAGGTTCTGGTCGAACATCGGCACGAACTGCTGGTAGGTCTGCTGGCCCCGGGCAATCTTGTCGAATACGGCCTCGCAGCCGGCGGTGAACTTGTAGTCCATCACCTTGGGAAAATTGCGCTCCAGAAACTCCGTGACCTGCGTGCCGGTGGCCGTGGGCAGCAGCTTGTCCTTATCCGCGCCCAGCGTCTCGCTGCGCTGGCTGGTACTCAGCTGCCCACCCTGCCAGGTCAGGACCTGCGCAGTGAGCTTCTTGCCCGCCACGCTGCCGGTGCTGATGTACTGGCGGGCGAAAATGGTGCGTAGGATGGATGCGTAGGTGCTTGGCCGGCCAATGCCTTGCTTTTCCAGGTCCGCGACCAGGGTGGCCTCGTTGTAGCGCTTGGCGGGCCGGGCAAAGCTCTGCCGCGCCTCCAGCTTTACCAGTGTCAGCGCCTCGCCCTCCTGCACCGGATGCTTGAGGGTCGTTTCCGCCTCGTCATCGGGCTCCTCCCCTTCTTCCTCGGCGTCCTGGTACACGGCCAGGTAGCCGGCGCGGGTGAGCACGCGGGTGGAGCTGGTGTAAGTGTCGGCAGCATCGGCCGCCGGCGCGAGGGCTATGGTGGTCTGGTCGTACTGGGCGGCCAGCATCTGCGAGGCCAGGGCGCGGGAGTATATCATCCGGTAGAGG
Above is a genomic segment from Hymenobacter aerilatus containing:
- a CDS encoding AAA family ATPase gives rise to the protein MKLIRYRVTNFRSVMDSGWIDCDDVTTLIGVNEAGKSNLLLALWKLKPAQGGAINPLQDMPRRHYAEWRDAEEKPVFIETQFELAPEVVAQVVKLSNAIPANVRFVEVSRDFSGTRFVRFPDATTASGIPAELASGILAASLEQLAAATEVGKGEAGIKDKSAATLAEAKALLEAGLSATGRIYEKTLNEVIQLFSGVTSSALKGSTIAPLMLQAKQKLEGLKTALNKPAPHNLEEVRKLIVAKLPSFVYYSNYGNLDSEIYLPHVIKNLSRTDLSGTTEAKTRTLRVLFDFVGLDPKEILTLGNEAKPEQYSEITEKQIQEVAEQKKERDVLLQSASSLLTRKFREWWKQGDYTFRFAADGSHFRIWVSDNMRPDEIELENRSTGLQWFLSFYLVFLVESRDAHEGAILLLDEAGLSLHPIAQKDLSKFFEHLATTNQIINTTHSPFLIDTNHIDRAKVVFVDDNGFTVTSSDLKAPQAEQVRQGRSVYAVHAALNLSISEVFLQGCLSVIVEGTSDQYYLSAVKLFLIGEKLIAPHQEIVFVPSGGVRGMQSLASILSTKENQLPFILLDSDKSGLDMRTKLLSDLYKGSDDRVLQVQEFNGMAQAEIEDLFPIELLAFGINKLFRAVDDEAFEDVYDPKLPIINQIQQFAAKHQVILPGGWKVELAKLTKARLLQRGRRDLTDEVVAAWTALFQKFQ
- a CDS encoding dsDNA nuclease domain-containing protein; protein product: MPESIFDQPLSDQSGRNAQRGFIYQNHLGARFCLEMLLDTSLHQVWMESHDDITLLWNTGTPEAVCEFVQVKHMELPSRWTVEKITHRDGGNAGTSLCEKSLAQSRHQEIARFRIATSYDVNDTLKPIKLPLGSPERATQHSQIQALIASISRRFNGSPPLSPKGEDITYWAENCWWEKCPDSIEALWALNIQQLNRVLQVKGLRLEIEHRDELYLQLLSKVELCSYREPYRERTNFKLERQELTDWLAERVYKFNQGLADTNSLSTKLRAAGFAAETIAAAQELKLKYLGECLSNDFCEPRTLRLLEGEILDALLALRSEKYAPGSTLSPREFHDLCAQTAKAILQGEMLHNGAIGDKPIPGFLAVGYMYQATDRCFVQFINPA
- a CDS encoding DNA topoisomerase, translated to MRPLDLHLVHAQEGRRAVDRLVGFTISPVLNRKLAAGLSAGRVQSVAVRLVVERERQIQQFTDTFTVPVVATLQTSQGEQLRARRTAPPFAALDEGQAYLLQIGRGADFGVLSVEKKPVERQPAPAFSTSTLQQEGVKKLRFTVQKVSDLAQKLFEGGHITYIRTDSVNLGEEATRQAQAQITAQFGAGQFQARQTKNKDGAQEAHEAIRPTHWEQAQAGDTPDEQALYRMIYSRALASQMLAAQYDQTTIALAPAADAADTYTSSTRVLTRAGYLAVYQDAEEEGEEPDDEAETTLKHPVQEGEALTLVKLEARQSFARPAKRYNEATLVADLEKQGIGRPSTYASILRTIFARQYISTGSVAGKKLTAQVLTWQGGQLSTSQRSETLGADKDKLLPTATGTQVTEFLERNFPKVMDYKFTAGCEAVFDKIARGQQTYQQFVPMFDQNLLGWVAAADQLTPDRAELQKRLIGQFEGTEMLVGTGKNGPYILHAEKYYNIPESITPAQLSEAQARDLISQRRASAPREVGLHEGKPVVVGQGPKGVYLKWREQYFNVPAGISAAAVTPVLAVNYLIKAQAEAAKNVLATVGKYTIGRNEWGLYVTDGEVKAKFKPDCTEEQARTTTAEQAAEMIKSYKAWKKKNAGRK
- a CDS encoding LexA family protein; protein product: MREIELIRVPAPTSVPFLLPYFSCLVPAGFPSPANDHAEVEGLFDLNRLLLRHPDATYLVRVSGESMAGAEIHAGDLLAVDKHLEADHNHVVVAVVEGEVTVKRLVRKGQTWWLMPENPAYSPYEITDPDGLRIWGVVTHVVHELIPGKLHALLHTRE
- a CDS encoding ATP-binding protein — protein: MLESVVRKLIASKREGEHWDFKVKHHDNNADLLHDLLCLANSLYQGRRYLIFGVEDPAKGANVVGLSSVEPGRKSQANYIDFIRNQHFAGSIRPEVELETLVLDGKEIDVLVIFDNPYKPYWLTQDYQDRGRKVMAHHVYTRVGDTNTPLNSSADLLRIEKMWRQRLGLDMLPVERMKHLLGQPEEWFKDLGNKRYAYHQNFPDYRIKFSAPEPFWEPYSYFFTNKNSFLGTATFKLNSTTLFELDYVYLDEMRLMLPAPDVDYVELPDRDLRYYFYDMSTAEGRFLIFLTEGRGRMESRGSTSPFLIFKHENERQAFNEFLVANAARFEEAQASYAARHAAELMRKEGNAAAISPLDIDKVVVLYEAWRQGPVRDL
- a CDS encoding Y-family DNA polymerase encodes the protein MYGLLDCNNFYVSCERVFQPRYEGRPVVVLSNNDGNIISRSAEAKALGLRMGDPYFQVKELLHQHDVAVFSSNYALYGDMSRRVMWYLGQTAPAVEVYSIDEAFLDLAGLEKYHGSLDTFARKIRAGVKSRTGIPTCVGVAPTKTLAKLANRIAKKNPDLGGVLYLDNAERRAWALTQVEVGDVWGIGRQYAAKLAAAGVGTAADLARVPDAWARKHLGGVVGARLVQELQGRPCAGLHPSEDGTLSRQSLSCSRTFGRPLSAFSDVLGAVSAFLSRAAEKLRAQGDTAHVLTVYISKNRFATNVQPPFSRSATLTLPIGPTADTTVLLSYARALLNRLWEPGTVYHKAGVVLDGLEPPGVGQQLTLFAPTPPEPENKREEKTAATGRPALMASLDALNSRFGKGTVRLAAAVPAPGRGGVVGKAHAAPWEGKAQWRSPAFTTRLEDLLIVQ